In a genomic window of Flavobacterium sp. KACC 22761:
- a CDS encoding DUF6814 family protein: MNTVKQILGVLWIILSIAAAYFCVFEFGLPKFLSDQQDDTVFGIITLFILTPLIVLGLGTFGYFSLIGEYNEKK, translated from the coding sequence ATGAACACAGTTAAACAAATTTTAGGTGTTTTATGGATTATACTTTCCATTGCTGCAGCTTATTTCTGCGTGTTTGAATTTGGCTTGCCAAAATTTTTATCAGACCAGCAGGATGATACTGTATTTGGAATTATAACCCTATTCATTCTGACCCCATTAATCGTTTTAGGCTTGGGAACTTTTGGCTATTTTTCTTTGATTGGAGAATACAACGAGAAAAAATAA
- a CDS encoding MFS transporter, producing the protein MSKTSTKGIWKVISASSMGTMIEWYDFYIFGSLAVVISTKFFPSDNPAAAFLSTLATFAAGFVVRPFGALFFGRLGDIIGRKYTFMATLLLMGGSTFLIGCIPSYETIGFLAPLLVLVLRLLQGLALGGEYGGAATYVAEHSPIGQKGYWTSWIQTTATVGLFISLMVILVTKNILSAEAFDTWGWRVPFWVSIVMVGISYLIRKNMDESPVFAKAKKEGTTSTNPLKESFGNRYNLKFVLLALFGATMGQGVVWYTGQFYAMSFMKTVMNIDSSQVDGLLGIALLIGTPFFIFFGWLSDKVGRKYIMMTGMLLAILFYRPIYKMMYDTTDVKYKTEITEKTTQNTERKENNDAVTTISKTYTDGTSYVEKKTDFASKKESQSSITIKINSKDEWMLIFLVFIQVIFVTMVYGPIAAFLVEMFPTKIRYTSMSLPYHVGNGIFGGLLPAISTYLVTHAKANGKQDFYLDGLWYPIIIASICFVIGMVYIDNKNKINHL; encoded by the coding sequence ATGAGCAAAACTTCTACAAAAGGTATTTGGAAAGTTATTTCGGCGTCCTCAATGGGCACCATGATTGAATGGTACGATTTTTATATTTTTGGAAGTTTAGCTGTTGTTATTTCAACCAAATTTTTTCCAAGTGATAATCCGGCTGCAGCATTTTTATCGACTTTGGCAACATTTGCTGCAGGATTTGTTGTTAGGCCTTTTGGCGCTTTATTTTTTGGAAGGCTTGGTGATATTATTGGCCGAAAATACACTTTTATGGCAACTTTACTGCTAATGGGAGGCTCAACTTTTTTGATAGGCTGTATTCCAAGTTATGAAACTATAGGCTTTTTAGCTCCTTTGTTGGTATTGGTTCTTCGTTTGTTGCAAGGACTTGCTTTAGGCGGCGAATATGGCGGTGCCGCAACTTATGTAGCTGAACATTCGCCTATTGGGCAAAAAGGGTATTGGACTTCATGGATTCAAACCACTGCTACTGTAGGCTTATTTATTTCATTAATGGTTATTTTGGTCACAAAAAATATACTTTCTGCGGAAGCTTTTGATACTTGGGGATGGCGCGTTCCGTTTTGGGTATCAATTGTAATGGTTGGCATTTCGTATTTAATCCGAAAAAACATGGACGAATCGCCTGTATTTGCAAAAGCCAAGAAAGAAGGAACAACAAGCACGAATCCGTTAAAAGAAAGTTTTGGGAATAGATATAATCTAAAATTTGTTTTGCTGGCCCTTTTTGGCGCGACAATGGGGCAAGGCGTAGTTTGGTACACTGGACAATTTTATGCCATGAGTTTCATGAAAACGGTAATGAATATTGATTCTTCGCAAGTTGATGGTCTCTTAGGAATTGCATTGTTAATAGGAACGCCATTTTTTATTTTCTTTGGATGGCTGAGCGACAAAGTTGGCAGAAAATATATTATGATGACGGGAATGCTTTTGGCAATATTATTTTATAGACCAATTTATAAAATGATGTACGACACAACCGACGTAAAATACAAAACAGAAATTACTGAAAAAACAACCCAAAATACCGAGAGAAAAGAAAACAATGATGCTGTAACTACAATTTCTAAAACCTATACAGATGGCACTTCATATGTGGAAAAGAAAACTGATTTTGCTTCTAAAAAAGAATCACAAAGCAGCATCACGATTAAAATAAATTCTAAAGACGAATGGATGCTAATTTTTCTAGTTTTCATTCAGGTAATATTTGTTACAATGGTTTATGGACCAATTGCGGCTTTTTTAGTAGAGATGTTTCCAACAAAAATCAGATACACTTCAATGTCGCTTCCTTATCACGTAGGAAATGGAATTTTTGGAGGATTGTTGCCTGCAATTTCAACTTATCTTGTAACCCACGCCAAAGCAAATGGAAAACAAGACTTTTATCTTGACGGCCTTTGGTATCCAATTATTATTGCGTCAATCTGCTTTGTAATTGGAATGGTTTACATTGACAATAAAAATAAAATAAATCACCTTTAA